From a single Nothobranchius furzeri strain GRZ-AD chromosome 9, NfurGRZ-RIMD1, whole genome shotgun sequence genomic region:
- the prrg4 gene encoding transmembrane gamma-carboxyglutamic acid protein 4, whose amino-acid sequence MLFGLFVLLQLLSGGHLACTRKLLSENEGSQDQKVFVDDGNANEFLGRHLLFNRFDFEMFTPGNLERECYEEVCNYEEAREVFENIPQTDQFWKKYTQDHSNNPSRIDVTALLVGLISSAVAVGIVSILIWYYCSSRLKGNLSRSGSRQSQARPRRSNASLIMRRLDDVTRDPDPPHPPGEGDPLGLPSYEQAISGNGPHDAPPPPYPGSRPGTLSR is encoded by the exons ATGTTGTTTGGTTTGTTCGTTCTCCTTCAACTACTGAGCGGCGGACATCTGGCCTGTACGAGGAAGTTACTCTCCGAAAATGAAGGATCACAAGACCAAAAAG TTTTTGTCGATGATGGGAACGCAAACGAGTTCCTGGGTCGCCACCTGCTGTTCAATCGTTTTGACTTCGAGATGTTCACTcctgggaatctagagagggagtgTTATGAAGAAGTTTGTAACTATGAAGAAGCGAGAGAGGTCTTTGAAAACATCCCCCAGACG GATCAGTTTTGGAAGAAATATACACAAG ATCACTCAAACAACCCGTCTCGAATCGATGTGACGGCGCTCTTGGTGGGACTGATTTCATCTGCAGTGGCTGTTGGTATAGTTAGCATCTTGATCTGGTATTACTGTAGCAGCAGACTCAAAGGAAACTTAAGCCGTTCAGG CTCTCGTCAGAGTCAGGCACGTCCCAGGAGGAGCAACGCCTCTCTAATAATGCGGAGGTTGGACGATGTCACCAGAGATCCAGACCCCCCACACCCTCCTGGGGAAGGAGATCCTCTTGGTCTCCCCTCATATGAACAGGCCATCTCAGGAAATGGACCACATGATGCCCCACCTCCTCCCTATCCTGG ATCAAGACCTGGGACTCTAAGTCGGTAG